The proteins below are encoded in one region of Sphingobacterium sp. R2:
- the gldL gene encoding gliding motility protein GldL codes for MSKKKDNSRWLNVAISWGASIVIIGVLFKILHIGGTTANYMIGIGLGVEAFLFFLMGFNPPPPEPDWTRVYPELDEKFNGELPQRAKTVVAQPAGPSATAALDKMFADANIEPASIENLGRGLRDFSEKVSAINKLSDVSLATEEFTNKLRTATSKFDNLSIAFEKASENLVAMSNTSGDTSNYHQQVKSLTTNLSQLNEMYERELRDSASHLQSMNKFYENLSFTMQNFNESLDDSKAFKDEVGKLAKNLNALNAIYGNMLSAMNQPRV; via the coding sequence ATGAGCAAGAAAAAAGACAATTCTAGATGGCTGAATGTGGCCATATCCTGGGGAGCGAGTATCGTCATCATCGGGGTACTATTTAAAATTCTACATATCGGCGGCACCACAGCCAATTATATGATCGGAATCGGTTTAGGGGTAGAAGCCTTCCTTTTCTTTTTAATGGGGTTCAATCCGCCGCCACCGGAACCAGACTGGACCCGTGTCTATCCTGAATTGGACGAAAAATTTAATGGTGAACTGCCACAAAGAGCGAAAACTGTTGTCGCCCAGCCGGCCGGCCCCTCAGCAACTGCAGCTTTAGACAAAATGTTTGCCGATGCCAATATCGAACCAGCAAGCATCGAAAATCTAGGCCGAGGCCTACGTGACTTTAGTGAAAAGGTATCTGCCATAAATAAGCTTTCCGATGTCTCATTAGCAACAGAAGAATTCACCAATAAGCTGCGAACAGCGACTTCCAAGTTTGACAACCTGAGCATCGCCTTCGAAAAAGCCTCCGAAAACCTTGTCGCGATGTCAAATACTTCAGGCGATACGTCCAACTACCACCAGCAGGTAAAGAGTTTGACAACAAATCTAAGCCAGCTGAATGAGATGTACGAACGCGAATTGCGCGATTCGGCATCCCATTTACAATCGATGAACAAGTTTTATGAGAATCTGAGCTTTACCATGCAAAACTTCAACGAATCGCTGGATGATTCCAAAGCATTTAAAGATGAAGTGGGCAAGCTTGCTAAAAACCTGAATGCCTTGAACGCCATATACGGCAATATGCTGAGCGCGATGAATCAGCCGCGTGTGTAA
- a CDS encoding helix-turn-helix domain-containing protein yields the protein MEFCKSVIGKKERQFDVLHLAEYCSHLSKRLHNASVFSIIRTCSPVRIKIGRLSYDFAANELIFIGPQYEVELAEAKVAEGYLLWFTADFYERSKDDTEILHSGLFFGNHPFLSMRECRSYLVFKKLIVARLRGCTGDCAIDRMVAHHCFESLLLDGYQKMLTLDTVRSSVETTSIQSFNRFSVLLHKHYREHTSVQYYADRMHLSPRKLTELCLSVSGKSAKCVISTVVTEQALRYIQHTNLSISQISYEMGFSDESNFRNFFKRQTGNNPLSFRLI from the coding sequence ATGGAATTTTGTAAATCAGTTATAGGAAAAAAAGAGCGGCAGTTTGATGTGCTTCATCTCGCTGAATATTGTAGTCATCTTAGTAAGAGGCTGCACAATGCTTCGGTTTTTTCAATTATTCGTACCTGCTCGCCTGTCCGTATAAAAATTGGTCGATTGTCCTATGATTTTGCTGCAAACGAACTCATATTCATCGGACCACAATACGAAGTCGAGCTTGCTGAAGCTAAAGTTGCAGAAGGATACTTGCTGTGGTTCACAGCAGACTTTTACGAAAGGTCGAAAGATGATACTGAAATACTGCATTCGGGATTATTTTTTGGAAATCATCCTTTTCTGTCAATGCGTGAATGCAGATCATATCTGGTTTTTAAGAAACTTATCGTGGCGCGTTTGCGAGGATGTACTGGGGATTGTGCAATCGATAGGATGGTTGCGCATCATTGCTTTGAATCTTTATTACTAGACGGGTATCAAAAAATGCTAACGTTGGACACAGTGCGGTCATCTGTAGAGACTACATCTATTCAGTCATTTAATAGATTTTCCGTGCTTTTACATAAGCATTACCGCGAGCATACCAGTGTACAATATTATGCGGACCGTATGCACCTTTCGCCACGGAAGCTGACGGAGTTGTGTTTGTCTGTTAGCGGTAAATCGGCTAAATGTGTCATATCGACTGTTGTCACTGAGCAGGCTTTGCGCTATATTCAGCATACTAATCTGTCGATATCTCAGATTTCCTATGAAATGGGATTCTCGGATGAATCTAATTTTCGCAATTTTTTTAAACGACAGACAGGCAACAATCCGCTTTCCTTTCGTCTGATTTAA
- a CDS encoding C1 family peptidase — protein sequence MMKKRKTRILLAVTFSILVSIGLFYRFYYPHSSTLRRSEFVFTDLIRLECTAVKNQGASNTCWSYTGNSFLESEMIRMGKTPMAISPLYTVRMAYLERARNYLRLHGGLKLNEGGQLHDVIDMLRLHGAMPTAVYTGVKAGNRPGNFKHMRAILNSTLSGMVKARVLKSSWERDIEAVMDDYLGKVPDHFDYQGKIYTARSFADEFIGIDPDQYIHIASVTTAPYYKSFVFLIPDNWSFSQFYNIPMKELTAVVDGALKKGFTVACTIDISEPGFSWPYGIAYVPQKSASMMTTEEKRYQFVRPQAERKVDPLMRQEAFDAWETTDDHALHIIGLAKDENGREYYLAKNSWGRGNAFRGFIYLTKEYLCYKSTALMVHQDALETSLKKSVGDQLNR from the coding sequence ATGATGAAAAAGCGGAAAACTCGGATCCTCTTGGCCGTCACATTTTCTATTTTGGTAAGTATTGGACTTTTTTACCGATTTTATTATCCGCATAGTTCGACGCTGCGGCGGTCAGAATTTGTCTTTACTGATTTGATCCGGTTAGAATGTACAGCAGTGAAGAACCAAGGTGCTTCCAATACCTGTTGGTCTTATACTGGGAACTCCTTTCTTGAATCAGAAATGATCCGAATGGGTAAAACTCCTATGGCGATTTCGCCGTTGTATACGGTCCGGATGGCCTATCTGGAACGGGCGCGGAATTACCTCCGCCTGCATGGTGGATTAAAATTAAATGAGGGTGGGCAGCTTCATGATGTGATAGACATGTTGCGCCTGCATGGGGCGATGCCGACGGCTGTTTATACTGGCGTTAAAGCGGGGAATCGCCCGGGTAATTTTAAACACATGCGCGCTATTTTGAACAGCACACTGTCTGGTATGGTAAAGGCAAGAGTCCTGAAAAGCAGTTGGGAGCGCGATATCGAGGCTGTGATGGACGACTATCTGGGGAAAGTGCCTGATCATTTTGACTACCAGGGTAAAATATATACAGCGCGTAGCTTTGCTGATGAGTTTATAGGCATTGATCCGGATCAATATATCCATATTGCCTCCGTTACCACGGCTCCTTACTATAAATCTTTTGTTTTTTTGATTCCCGACAATTGGTCTTTCAGTCAATTTTATAATATACCTATGAAAGAACTTACCGCTGTCGTTGATGGGGCTTTAAAAAAAGGTTTTACGGTAGCGTGTACAATCGATATTTCGGAGCCTGGTTTTTCCTGGCCTTATGGTATCGCTTATGTCCCTCAGAAGTCAGCGTCGATGATGACAACGGAAGAAAAGAGGTATCAATTTGTGCGGCCGCAAGCCGAGCGCAAAGTTGACCCCTTGATGCGCCAAGAGGCATTTGATGCATGGGAAACAACAGACGATCATGCGCTACATATTATAGGCTTAGCTAAAGATGAAAATGGGCGAGAGTACTATTTGGCTAAGAATTCTTGGGGCAGGGGCAATGCCTTCCGGGGATTTATATATCTCACGAAAGAATATTTATGCTATAAAAGTACAGCCTTAATGGTTCATCAAGATGCCCTTGAGACGTCGCTAAAAAAATCAGTTGGTGATCAGCTGAATAGATAA
- a CDS encoding acyltransferase family protein has product MEREHSHPSTLGYLTSEQLLSNTIDFLRFPLIVGVVFIHTDFSNIIIQGARQVDIGQFAVFAQVFFLFSKLVFEVCVPLFFFISGFLFFYGTESFSFLDYFNKLRKRINSLLIPYIFWNLLVLLFFFFAQTFFGELLSGSNKPIVQYSVADWLWSLWDTSHVHGQAAKNLPINSPFWFIRDLMVVVLLSPIIYFVIRKLGIFAVLITGVVWVLNPYFYLPGWSSVSFFFFSAGAYFSLYNKNFVLIFKSFLPWPLICYMLLIVAAFYGFGKGGWSYLYCTNVLLGLISAVAVTGYFIEKGSWCTNHFLVSASFFIFAYHRLPLVFIIKFLFSWVKPQTDVMLLFIYFVCPACVILLGLLFFWVLRRLLPTFTAFICGGRL; this is encoded by the coding sequence ATGGAAAGAGAACATTCTCACCCTTCGACTTTAGGTTATTTGACGTCAGAACAGCTCTTGTCGAATACTATTGATTTTTTACGTTTTCCGCTGATTGTTGGAGTGGTTTTTATTCATACGGATTTTTCAAATATTATCATTCAAGGCGCGAGACAGGTTGACATTGGTCAATTTGCTGTTTTTGCACAGGTTTTTTTTCTCTTTTCGAAGCTTGTGTTTGAGGTATGTGTGCCACTTTTCTTTTTTATCTCTGGTTTCCTTTTTTTTTATGGTACGGAGTCTTTTTCGTTTTTGGATTATTTTAATAAGTTAAGAAAGCGGATAAATAGTTTGCTGATTCCATATATTTTTTGGAATTTGTTGGTATTACTTTTTTTCTTTTTTGCACAAACCTTTTTTGGGGAACTATTGTCGGGCTCCAATAAGCCTATAGTTCAGTACAGTGTCGCCGATTGGCTTTGGTCTTTGTGGGACACTTCCCATGTGCATGGGCAGGCAGCAAAAAATTTACCTATCAATTCGCCATTTTGGTTTATTCGTGATCTGATGGTGGTTGTACTGCTATCCCCGATCATTTACTTTGTAATTAGGAAGTTGGGTATATTTGCCGTGCTGATAACTGGGGTAGTGTGGGTTTTGAATCCCTATTTTTACCTGCCAGGATGGAGCAGTGTATCCTTTTTTTTCTTTTCAGCAGGGGCTTATTTTAGTTTATATAATAAGAACTTTGTGCTTATCTTCAAGTCCTTTTTACCCTGGCCCTTGATATGTTATATGCTATTGATCGTAGCAGCGTTTTATGGATTTGGAAAGGGTGGGTGGAGCTATTTGTATTGTACCAATGTATTGTTGGGTTTGATATCTGCGGTAGCTGTGACGGGCTATTTTATTGAAAAGGGTAGCTGGTGTACAAATCACTTTTTGGTTAGTGCAAGTTTTTTTATATTTGCTTATCACCGTTTGCCATTGGTATTTATCATCAAATTTTTGTTTAGTTGGGTTAAGCCGCAAACGGATGTTATGCTGCTGTTTATATATTTCGTTTGTCCAGCCTGTGTTATTCTGTTGGGCTTGCTGTTTTTTTGGGTTTTAAGAAGGTTATTGCCCACCTTTACAGCTTTTATATGTGGAGGTAGATTATGA
- a CDS encoding response regulator, which produces MDSKLKLAFVDDNVLHVKVIEHLAREMGNYEMLYSCHNGKELVHLLEKSIDHPDVCILDLHMPEMDGMETARLLRRRYPMIRLFGYSASESADEKKRFLDSGVKLVFSKQSPRKMLNSIYHYTMLCENLDIIDFEKNLFRKWNFVNQL; this is translated from the coding sequence ATGGACAGTAAATTAAAACTTGCATTTGTAGATGATAATGTATTGCACGTGAAAGTAATTGAACATTTGGCTCGCGAAATGGGGAACTATGAGATGCTATATTCTTGTCACAATGGAAAGGAGCTTGTTCATCTCCTTGAGAAGAGTATCGATCATCCAGATGTGTGTATTCTGGATTTGCATATGCCGGAGATGGACGGTATGGAAACGGCTCGTTTATTGCGACGTCGGTATCCGATGATTCGTTTATTTGGTTATTCTGCCAGCGAAAGTGCAGATGAAAAAAAGAGATTTTTGGATAGTGGTGTAAAACTTGTTTTTTCAAAACAATCTCCCCGAAAGATGTTGAACTCTATCTATCATTATACTATGCTCTGTGAAAATCTGGATATTATTGATTTTGAGAAGAATTTGTTCAGGAAATGGAATTTTGTAAATCAGTTATAG
- a CDS encoding endonuclease/exonuclease/phosphatase family protein: MLIFYILVSSILIILSVLPFVQSQHWVFRVAEFVKLQLLVFQVPTVTLGFYLVGDDPWIWWLQGIQFTMIVYHSYILIRYTKFWRRETYQKGDGASDSIKVISCNILQFNTAYNRFIELIQKERPHIFLTMESDAGWERALRVLEKDYANYEKVTLDNTYGMHFYTNLKINKSEVHYFVADDIPSIEAELETPDGHRFVFFAVHPPPPSPTEEENSKERDGDLLSVAKRVTDYKVPVVVTGDFNNVAWAKSSLLFKKTSKLIDARIGRGILSTFHANYWFFRVPLDLLFHSPTVFIDKLFTYPSIGSDHFPIGCTFFIDHYSEEQAEAIEHLEMGDMSDVNEMIAAGKLEESDNRNSDKE, translated from the coding sequence ATGCTGATTTTCTATATTTTAGTCTCGAGTATATTGATTATACTGAGTGTATTACCCTTTGTCCAAAGCCAACACTGGGTCTTTCGGGTAGCTGAGTTCGTCAAATTGCAGTTATTGGTCTTTCAGGTGCCCACCGTTACGCTGGGTTTTTATTTGGTAGGCGATGATCCTTGGATTTGGTGGCTTCAGGGTATACAGTTCACTATGATTGTATACCATAGCTATATATTGATTCGCTATACCAAATTTTGGCGCAGAGAAACGTATCAAAAGGGTGATGGTGCATCAGATAGCATTAAGGTAATCTCTTGTAATATACTGCAATTCAATACAGCGTATAATCGCTTTATCGAGCTGATTCAGAAAGAGAGACCTCATATTTTTTTGACCATGGAAAGTGATGCTGGATGGGAAAGAGCCTTGCGTGTATTGGAAAAGGATTACGCTAATTATGAGAAGGTAACATTAGACAATACCTATGGCATGCATTTTTATACTAATCTGAAAATCAATAAAAGTGAGGTACATTATTTTGTAGCTGATGATATTCCGAGTATCGAGGCCGAACTGGAAACTCCTGATGGGCATCGGTTTGTTTTTTTTGCTGTTCATCCACCGCCACCAAGTCCAACAGAAGAAGAAAATAGCAAAGAGCGTGATGGCGATCTGCTCAGTGTCGCAAAGCGCGTAACTGATTATAAAGTGCCCGTCGTTGTTACTGGAGATTTTAATAACGTGGCTTGGGCAAAGTCTTCGCTCCTATTTAAAAAAACAAGTAAATTAATCGACGCCCGTATCGGCAGGGGTATACTATCGACCTTCCATGCGAATTATTGGTTTTTCAGAGTGCCGTTGGATCTTTTATTCCATAGCCCAACGGTGTTTATTGATAAACTGTTTACGTATCCGTCTATAGGCTCTGATCATTTTCCAATAGGTTGTACATTCTTTATTGACCACTACTCAGAAGAGCAGGCTGAGGCGATCGAACATTTGGAAATGGGGGACATGTCTGATGTGAATGAAATGATTGCTGCTGGTAAGCTTGAGGAAAGCGATAATCGAAATTCTGATAAGGAATAA
- a CDS encoding mechanosensitive ion channel domain-containing protein, which produces MMNETLIQLSQQWPSWLWNIALILISFLVGFLIKLIFIPLLRRQAIQQESYSVFRSFVKRFNRILSVFIPLILFNSLLPFAQFNERTLRVVSKTNELLLVSFFALVLIQGIKVFEDYLYHRFDINKENNLRERKIRTQIVFIRKVVVTLIIVISLAIILLSFDSMQKIGAGLLTGVGVGGIIIGFAAQKSLGNLLAGFQIAFTQPIRMDDVLVVEGEWGRVEEINLTYVVVNIWDKRRLVLPITYFIEKPFQNWTRTTSEILGTVFIYTDFTVPVQLLREKFTTLLSGHPLWDGQVNVLQVTDLKERTMEIRCLMSCRNSGQAFDLRCYIREEMIAYIHTNFPHALSKTRVDYEEKV; this is translated from the coding sequence ATGATGAACGAAACATTAATCCAACTTTCACAGCAATGGCCTTCATGGCTATGGAATATTGCATTAATTCTAATTTCATTTTTGGTCGGTTTTTTGATTAAGCTGATTTTTATACCGCTTTTGCGAAGGCAAGCGATTCAGCAGGAGTCTTACAGTGTATTCCGTTCCTTTGTCAAACGATTTAACCGTATTCTGAGTGTTTTTATACCTCTGATTTTATTTAACAGTTTGCTGCCGTTTGCTCAATTTAACGAAAGGACGCTACGTGTTGTTAGCAAGACTAATGAACTTTTACTGGTCAGTTTCTTTGCACTAGTATTGATACAAGGGATCAAGGTTTTTGAAGATTATCTTTACCATCGTTTTGATATCAACAAGGAGAATAATTTGCGTGAAAGGAAGATCAGAACTCAGATCGTCTTTATCCGAAAGGTGGTTGTTACGCTGATTATTGTGATTTCTTTGGCAATTATTCTGCTAAGTTTTGATAGTATGCAAAAGATTGGCGCGGGTTTGTTGACAGGCGTAGGTGTGGGCGGTATCATTATTGGGTTTGCAGCACAGAAGTCGCTCGGGAATTTGCTCGCAGGCTTTCAGATCGCTTTTACGCAGCCCATTCGCATGGATGATGTATTGGTGGTTGAAGGAGAGTGGGGGCGTGTTGAAGAAATTAACCTGACCTATGTGGTTGTGAATATATGGGATAAGCGCCGCTTGGTATTGCCCATTACTTATTTCATTGAGAAGCCTTTTCAGAACTGGACGCGGACTACTTCTGAAATATTGGGAACAGTATTTATCTATACAGATTTTACGGTACCTGTACAGCTCTTACGTGAGAAATTTACCACACTACTTTCCGGGCATCCGCTTTGGGATGGTCAGGTCAATGTGCTTCAGGTGACTGATCTTAAAGAGCGTACCATGGAAATTCGGTGTCTGATGAGCTGCCGCAATTCGGGTCAGGCTTTTGACCTCCGCTGTTATATCCGAGAGGAAATGATTGCATATATCCATACAAATTTCCCGCACGCGTTATCTAAAACGAGGGTAGACTATGAGGAGAAGGTGTAA
- a CDS encoding tyrosine-type recombinase/integrase produces MIFNFTLLNPTSISFIYLAFVDEQQQQFLIKTPLKIIPSQWDQEKQRPINIYLKKFKKLNTKLDVLKIAIASYIADLKLNKKEFSLRAINRLVKKCCTDSELTLPAGGLLQSVDNFIKSRIHLITPTTHKRYLVFFRLLKRFEGYQKKYLMLEQVNSTFVQQFIAYGEAENYSISTIHRTIHFVRTVLNFLEKRGVRTFVYELELPKVRKINRAISLNEDEISTIKNVDVPAHLKAAKDWLIISCYTGQRVSDFMNFNLDMMEILDGKPCLSFTQQKTQKSILLPLHPTALIIMSNNGHSFPHKMTAQKYNEQIKEVTRLAGITTLVKVRKRKGFRASDQLIPKCEAITSHIGRRSFATNFYGKIPTALLMDATGHSTEQMFQRYISNVDTERTRTLGTYLESMYQNRSRTKEQQLSS; encoded by the coding sequence ATGATTTTTAATTTTACTTTATTGAATCCTACTTCAATATCTTTCATCTACCTTGCATTTGTTGACGAGCAACAACAGCAATTCTTGATTAAAACTCCTTTAAAAATTATTCCATCTCAATGGGATCAAGAAAAGCAAAGGCCCATCAATATCTATTTAAAGAAATTTAAAAAGCTAAATACAAAGCTCGATGTGCTAAAAATTGCAATAGCATCATATATTGCTGACTTAAAGCTTAATAAAAAGGAATTTTCACTACGGGCAATCAACCGATTGGTCAAAAAATGCTGCACAGACTCAGAACTTACACTTCCAGCAGGAGGACTGCTACAAAGTGTAGACAATTTTATCAAAAGCCGAATACACCTGATTACCCCAACCACGCACAAACGATACCTGGTTTTCTTCCGCTTATTAAAACGCTTTGAAGGCTATCAGAAGAAATATCTTATGCTGGAGCAAGTGAATAGCACATTTGTACAGCAATTTATTGCATATGGCGAAGCGGAAAACTATAGTATAAGTACGATCCACCGCACAATTCACTTCGTACGAACAGTACTTAATTTTCTGGAGAAAAGAGGGGTCAGAACATTTGTTTATGAGTTAGAACTTCCCAAGGTCCGGAAAATAAACCGTGCCATAAGCCTTAATGAAGACGAAATTAGTACCATAAAAAATGTAGACGTACCAGCTCATCTAAAAGCCGCTAAAGACTGGCTGATAATTAGCTGCTACACAGGGCAACGCGTATCTGATTTTATGAATTTCAATCTCGATATGATGGAAATTCTAGATGGCAAGCCCTGCTTATCCTTTACCCAGCAAAAAACACAGAAAAGCATCTTACTCCCACTACACCCAACTGCATTAATTATTATGTCAAATAATGGGCACAGCTTCCCTCACAAAATGACTGCCCAAAAATATAATGAACAAATCAAGGAAGTCACTCGCCTAGCAGGCATTACTACATTGGTAAAAGTTAGAAAGCGCAAAGGGTTTCGCGCCTCAGATCAGCTTATCCCAAAATGTGAGGCCATTACCAGCCATATTGGGCGAAGAAGTTTTGCCACAAACTTTTATGGTAAAATTCCGACAGCCTTACTAATGGATGCAACAGGACATAGTACAGAGCAGATGTTTCAGCGCTACATCAGTAATGTTGATACGGAACGCACGCGCACCCTAGGCACTTACCTGGAAAGCATGTACCAAAATCGAAGCAGGACAAAAGAACAGCAGTTGAGCAGTTAG